In Microbacterium galbinum, a single window of DNA contains:
- a CDS encoding MFS transporter gives MASFSGVQRLVISIAVLASFVTFLDGTVVNVALPAISRELGGGITTQQWVVDAYLITLSALILLAGSVSDAYGRVLVMRVGLIAFGIASIAVAAAPDPLVLIIARAAQGAAGALLVPSSLALITATMRSDVQARAIGVWTAFTTAAQLVGPLMGGLFVDYLSWRFVFLINVLPIALNLILLSRLKLAEKPSGRRVDWVSGALCAIGLGAVVFALIEQPNYGWGSPAIWIPGIVGAALFAWFLLRQRGSASPLMPLWLFRVRDFGWGNLATFFVYAALSLNGFVVGVYLQQGAGLSATAAGLASLPMTILMILISSRAGAWAGRFGPRIFMTVGPAIMAVGALMLLLVAEDFDYWWQVLPAMIVTGLGLALTVAPLTAAILGAIDQEHSGIASAVNNAVSRVAGLLVVAMLSTIVGGMLDLDGFHSAAWVTAALLVLGAIVSWIGIRRNPAEVEDAVTPTSAPSPAAPAA, from the coding sequence GTGGCATCCTTCTCCGGCGTCCAGCGCCTGGTCATCTCGATCGCGGTCCTCGCGTCTTTCGTGACGTTCCTCGACGGCACCGTCGTGAACGTCGCGCTGCCCGCGATCAGCCGCGAGCTGGGCGGCGGCATCACGACCCAGCAGTGGGTGGTCGATGCGTACCTCATCACGTTGAGCGCGCTGATCCTGCTGGCGGGGTCGGTCTCCGACGCCTACGGCCGCGTGCTGGTGATGCGCGTGGGGCTCATCGCTTTCGGAATCGCCTCGATCGCGGTCGCCGCGGCCCCTGACCCGCTGGTGCTCATCATCGCCCGCGCGGCGCAGGGCGCGGCGGGCGCACTGCTGGTTCCGAGCTCGCTCGCCCTGATCACCGCGACCATGCGCTCCGATGTGCAGGCGCGCGCGATCGGGGTGTGGACGGCGTTCACGACAGCCGCTCAGCTGGTCGGCCCGCTCATGGGCGGACTCTTCGTCGACTACCTGTCGTGGCGCTTCGTGTTCCTCATCAACGTGCTGCCGATCGCCCTGAACCTGATCCTGCTGTCGCGGCTGAAGCTGGCCGAGAAGCCGAGCGGTCGCCGCGTCGACTGGGTCAGCGGGGCGCTGTGCGCGATCGGCCTCGGCGCCGTGGTGTTCGCGCTCATCGAGCAGCCCAACTACGGCTGGGGCTCCCCCGCCATCTGGATCCCGGGCATCGTGGGGGCCGCCCTGTTCGCGTGGTTCCTGCTGCGGCAGCGGGGCTCGGCCTCACCGCTCATGCCGCTGTGGCTCTTCCGCGTGCGCGACTTCGGCTGGGGCAACCTCGCCACCTTCTTCGTCTACGCCGCGCTCTCGCTCAACGGATTCGTCGTGGGCGTCTACCTGCAGCAGGGCGCGGGGCTCAGCGCCACCGCCGCCGGTCTCGCGAGCCTGCCCATGACGATCCTGATGATCCTCATCAGCTCGCGGGCGGGCGCCTGGGCCGGGCGATTCGGTCCGCGCATCTTCATGACGGTCGGCCCCGCGATCATGGCCGTCGGCGCCCTCATGCTGCTGCTCGTCGCCGAGGACTTCGACTACTGGTGGCAGGTGCTGCCGGCCATGATCGTGACGGGTCTCGGCCTCGCACTCACGGTCGCCCCGCTGACCGCCGCGATCCTCGGCGCGATCGATCAGGAGCACTCCGGCATCGCCTCGGCCGTCAACAACGCCGTCTCGCGCGTCGCCGGCCTCCTCGTCGTCGCGATGCTGTCGACGATCGTCGGCGGCATGCTCGACCTCGACGGGTTCCACAGCGCGGCCTGGGTCACCGCCGCGCTCCTCGTGCTCGGCGCGATCGTGTCGTGGATCGGCATCCGCCGCAATCCCGCCGAGGTCGAAGACGCCGTGACCCCGACATCCGCCCCGTCCCCGGCAGCACCCGCGGCCTGA